One window of the Salvia splendens isolate huo1 chromosome 1, SspV2, whole genome shotgun sequence genome contains the following:
- the LOC121757732 gene encoding carotenoid cleavage dioxygenase 7, chloroplastic-like — MKAISCHLLPIKPPTSTPLPRLLPPPTYTTPRAISITAPSIPAPDTNASDDAVSAFWDYQFLFVSQRAETAEPVPLRLVDSALPLGFPSGTYYLTGPGLFSDDHGSTVHPLDGHGYLRSFRIDAAAGTIDFAARYVETEAQAEERDRHTGEWRFTHRGPFSVLKGGNMVGNTKVMKNVANTSVLRWGGRLFCLWEGGDPYEIEPRSLETVGRFDLAAGRRIEADDGGGDDGTVRAKLLDVAARVLKPLLYGVFKMPPRRLLSHYKIDDKRNRLLIMSCNAEDMLLPRSNFTIFEYDSNFKLLQSQEFNIPDHLMIHDWAFTDSHYILFGNRIKLDIAGSMTALCGFSPMISALSVNPSKTTCPIYLLPRFEDTKSRDWRVPIEAPSQMWVLHTGNAFEEKYENGDLHIQIQASTCSYQWFNFQKMFGYDWRTGKLDPSMMNLKRGQETLLPHLVNVSIKLDVDGNCQGCSVDNLAEWSKPTDFPVINQEFSGGRNTYVYAASSSGSRQALPHFPFDTVVKMNTATKATHTWSTGRRRFIGEPVFIPKASGGGEDDGFLLVVEYAVSTQRCYLVILDPKLIGKRNALVARFEVPRHLNFPLGFHGFWAPTDLMLVSQPTFGHSLSMRKLEVESDNFVGVTMILGHFETSINCRSIVKRVRGLLLDFDFVALQHVHRERNFAADFLSHYAYSYHRGVHELGAPSSRLHSWMLHDRLGVAYIH; from the exons ATGAAAGCAATATCCTGCCACCTCCTTCCCATAAAACCCCCCACATCCACCCCCCTTCCGCGGCTGCTGCCACCGCCAACATACACCACCCCCCGCGCCATCTCCATCACCGCCCCATCCATCCCTGCCCCCGACACCAATGCCTCCGACGACGCCGTCTCCGCCTTCTGGGACTACCAGTTCCTCTTCGTGTCGCAGCGCGCCGAGACCGCGGAGCCCGTCCCCCTCCGCCTGGTCGACAGCGCGCTGCCGCTCGGCTTCCCCTCCGGCACCTACTACCTCACCGGCCCCGGCCTCTTCTCCGACGACCACGGCTCCACCGTCCACCCCCTCGACGGTCACGGCTACCTCCGCTCCTTCCGCATCGACGCCGCCGCCGGGACGATCGACTTCGCAGCCAGGTACGTCGAGACGGAGGCGCAGGCGGAGGAGCGGGACCGCCACACTGGAGAGTGGCGGTTCACGCACCGCGGCCCCTTCTCCGTCCTCAAGGGGGGTAACATGGTCGGAAATACCAAGGTCATGAAGAACGTCGCCAACACGAGCGTTTTGCGGTGGGGAGGCCGCCTCTTCTGCCTGTGGGAAGGCGGCGATCCCTACGAGATCGAGCCGCGGAGTTTGGAGACTGTCGGGAGGTTTGATCTTGCCGCCGGGAGGAGGATTGAGGCGGATGATGGCGGCGGCGACGATGGTACGGTCAGGGCGAAGTTGTTGGACGTTGCTGCTCGGGTTTTGAAGCCTTTACTATACG GGGTGTTCAAGATGCCTCCCAGGAGATTGTTGTCTCATTACAAAATTGATGACAAGAGAAATAGATTATTAATAATGTCATGCAATGCCGAAGATATGCTACTTCCACGTAGCAACTTCACTATTTTTG AATATGACTCCAATTTTAAGCTGCTGCAAAGCCAAGAATTCAACATCCCTGATCACTTGATGATCCATGACTGGGCCTTTACAGATTCTCATTACATATTGTTTGGAAACAGGATCAAGTTAGATATTGCAG GTTCAATGACAGCATTATGTGGATTTTCTCCAATGATATCGGCATTATCGGTAAATCCAAGCAAGACAACTTGTCCAATTTATTTACTTCCAAGATTTGAAGACACTAAATCAAGGGATTGGAGAGTCCCAATTGAAGCACCTTCACAAATGTGGGTGCTTCACACTGGAAATGCTTTTGAAGAGAAATATGAAAATGGAGATCTTCACATTCAGATCCAAGCTAGCACTTGTTCCTACCAATGGTTCAATTTCCAGAAAATGTTTG GATATGATTGGCGGACTGGTAAATTGGACCCTTCAATGATGAACTTGAAACGAGGCCAAGAAACTTTGCTACCTCACTTAGTCAAT GTTAGTATAAAATTGGACGTGGATGGGAATTGCCAAGGCTGCAGTGTAGATAACCTGGCTGAGTGGAGCAAACCGACGGATTTTCCGGTGATAAATCAGGAATTTTCCGGCGGGCGAAACACTTACGTGTACGCAGCTTCCTCCTCCGGTTCGCGGCAAGCCTTGCCACATTTCCCGTTCGACACGGTGGTGAAGATGAACACGGCCACCAAAGCCACCCACACTTGGTCTACCGGCCGCCGTAGATTCATCGGAGAGCCGGTCTTCATACCGAAAGCCAGCGGTGGTGGTGAAGACGACGGCTTTCTTCTCGTAGTTGAG TATGCGGTATCTACACAAAGATGTTATCTTGTAATTTTGGACCCTAAACTGATTGGCAAAAGGAATGCTCTAGTGGCAAGGTTTGAAGTCCCAAGGCATTTGAATTTTCCTCTTGGATTTCACGGATTCTGGGCTCCGAC AGATTTGATGCTTGTATCACAACCTACATTTGGTCATTCTCTAAGTATGCGTAAGTTGGAGGTGGAAAGTGATAATTTTGTTGGAGTGACCATGATCTTGGGACACTTTGAAACTTCAATCAATTGTCGCTCTATAGTGAAGAGGGTCCGTGGTTTACTCCTGGATTTCGATTTTGTGGCTCTGCAGCATGTGCATCGAGAAAGGAACTTTGCTGCTGATTTTTTGTCTCATTATGCTTATTCTTATCATAGAGGTGTTCATGAGCTCGGGGCCCCTTCGTCGAGGCTCCATAGCTGGATGCTGCATGACAGATTAGGTGTTGCTTATATTCATTGA
- the LOC121809090 gene encoding nuclear pore complex protein NUP62-like, which yields MAGTGFSFSSSSAPAFGTSSPAFGTASGASFGFGTATTSSSSSTPSFGFASNPSSASYANSFGFGSGAASSGSSLFGGSAAATGSNIFGSAPTGAPASGVFGLSSASTGQTANAFGSSTPTPAPSTPTPSTSPFGAQSPFGSPAPGSNLFGSGAPTPSLFGNTSSSASNTGSLFGSGASATPNPFGSTTASSAPAFGSGLALNSGLFGSSTSAPSTATTAPQFGVSSVSTGIFGSSTPASTGGNPPSLFGANSGSSPSLFGSSSASASPLGVAPSTTSSSSASHVSGFSFPSSVASTSAFSISSSAASAPGFSFPSASASVSAAPGLSIPSSPATSAPAFSFNTASSTTSSGFSFLKSTTSTASSGSATTSVSSSPGFSFASAPSLSSSSASTSLFSTVTTTTATSASAPSVSSASSGLTFPALTVPASGTSASAPTSGFTGFGTTSTPASGTSASAPTSGFTGFGTTSTSASGTSASAPTSGFTGFGTTSMPASSSGSASSFSLSLKTPATTASLASQAQSSVALPSFGVTAASSTTTASSSTSSAAQASSVLVAAASSGAALATSTAPASTPKLPSEITGKTVEEIIKEWNGELQERTGKFRKQANAIAEWDRRILQNRDILLGLETEVAKVVETQGSLERQLELIETHQDEVDKALQSMEEEAERLYKEERGMLLDDDAASTRDAMYEQAELIERGLEQMTEQIKTVINSLNASQGGELEATDGMNPLDVVVRILNNQLSSLMWIDEKAEEFSSRIQKLASHGSTADRELTGPKLWLN from the exons ATGGCCGGCACAGGATTCtcattctcctcctcctccgcacCTGCCTTCGGAACCTCATCGCCTGCTTTTGGCACCGCCTCCGGAGCCTCATTTGGCTTTGGCACCGCAAcgacctcctcctcctcctccacaccTTCTTTTGGCTTTGCCTCCAACCCTAGCTCCGCCTCCTACGCAAATTCTTTTGGTTTTGGATCGGGAGCAGCGTCGTCTGGCTCATCTCTGTTCGGCGGTTCCGCCGCGGCCACTGGCTCCAACATTTTTGGATCAGCTCCTACTGGAGCTCCGGCTTCTGGCGTTTTCGGATTATCGTCTGCAAGCACAGGCCAAACAGCTAATGCATTTGGTTCTTCGACTCCAACTCCCGCTCCATCAACCCCCACGCCTTCCACATCTCCGTTTGGCGCCCAATCTCCATTCGGATCCCCTGCCCCCGGATCCAACCTTTTCGGGTCGGGTGCTCCAACTCCCAGTCTATTTGGTAATACTTCTTCTTCCGCGAGCAATACCGGCTCTCTTTTTGGGTCAGGGGCTAGTGCAACACCTAATCCTTTTGGATCAACTACGGCCTCCAGTGCCCCGGCATTTGGGTCGGGCCTGGCACTGAACTCAGGGCTATTTGGCTCGTCGACATCGGCTCCATCCACTGCCACTACGGCCCCACAATTTGGGGTAAGTTCCGTGTCTACGGGCATATTTGGATCCTCAACCCCAGCTTCTACCGGTGGCAATCCTCCATCCTTGTTTGGGGCAAATTCTGGATCATCTCCAAGTCTTTTTGGATCATCTTCAGCTTCGGCTTCTCCATTGGGTGTGGCGCCGTCGACCACTTCTTCAAGTTCAGCTTCCCATGTTTCTGGATTTTCATTCCCCAGTTCGGTTGCTTCGACTTCAGCATTCTCCATTTCAAGTTCAGCTGCGTCAGCACCCGGGTTCTCATTCCCCAGTGCATCGGCTTCAGTCTCTGCCGCGCCTGGTCTTTCTATTCCCTCATCACCAGCCACGTCTGCTCCTGCATTTTCATTTAATACAGCTTCTAGCACCACTTCTTCTGGCTTTTCGTTTTTGAAGAGTACCACTAGCACTGCCTCCTCAGGTTCGGCCACAACGTCTGTATCTTCTTCACCTGGTTTTTCATTTGCTTCTGCACCATCTCTTTCGAGTTCTTCAGCCTCGACATCTCTCTTTTCAACTGTCACAACAACTACCGCAACCAGTGCATCAGCTCCAAGTGTGTCTTCTGCTAGTTCTGGTTTGACGTTTCCAGCATTGACAGTGCCTGCATCGGGGACGAGTGCATCTGCTCCAACTTCAGGGTTTACAGGTTTCGGCACAACTAGTACGCCTGCATCAGGGACCAGTGCATCTGCTCCAACTTCAGGATTTACTGGTTTCGGCACAACTAGTACGTCTGCATCAGGGACCAGTGCATCTGCTCCAACTTCCGGGTTTACTGGTTTCGGCACAACTAGTATGCCTGCATCATCCTCTGGAAGCGCAAGTTCTTTCTCACTATCTTTGAAAACACCAGCAACCACAGCCTCACTTGCATCACAAGCACAGTCAAGCGTTGCACTGCCTTCTTTTG GTGTTACAGCTGCGAGCTCAACAACGACAGCGAGCTCAAGTACCAGTTCTGCTGCTCAAGCATCATCTGTTCTTGTTGCAGCTGCCAGTAGTGG GGCTGCTCTAGCCACTAGTACAGCACCAGCATCTACGCCAAAGTTACCATCCGAAATTACTGGGAAAACAGTCGAGGAG ATCATTAAAGAGTGGAATGGGGAACTGCAGGAGCGTACTGGGAAGTTTAGGAAACAAGCTAATGCTATAGCTGAGTGGGATCGCAGGATTCTACAGAATCGTGACATTCTTCTTGGGCTTGAG ACTGAAGTTGCAAAGGTAGTTGAAACACAAGGTAGTCTGGAGCGGCAGCTGGAACTAATTGAAACTCACCAAGATGAG GTTGACAAAGCCCTGCAAAGCATGGAGGAGGAAGCTGAGCGACTGTATAAAGAGGAGCGTGGAATGCTTCTTGATGATGATGCTGCATCTACACGAGATGCAAT GTATGAGCAGGCTGAACTCATAGAGCGGGGATTGGAGCAGATGACAGAGCAGATCAAAACAGTTATAAACAGTCTTAATGCCAGTCAA GGTGGAGAGCTTGAGGCAACAGACGGAATGAATCCCCTAGATGTTGTTGTCCGCATATTAAACAATCAACTGAGTTCATTGATGTGGATTGATGAGAAG GCCGAGGAGTTCTCTTCACGTATTCAGAAGCTTGCTAGCCATGGCTCTACTGCTGATCGTGAACTGACTGGCCCTAAGCTGTGGTTGAACTGA
- the LOC121794404 gene encoding cell number regulator 6-like: protein MAEGTYVKLTKDQVSLQEITPGELNQPIDIAAINAPTCEQCGQTLPPSYSPPADEDWVSGIFGCTEDRDSCLTGMFCPCVLFGRNVATLNDDIPERSACISHVVCIEGGIALAIATAACNGIDPDTACLLTEGLLFAWWVCGIYTGMGRQLLQRKYHLKDSPCDPCMVHCCLHWCAICQEHREMKNHLAEGTASEATVVNPPPRQEMNAAEKHEDQSSTSHQSGEQNNLQLQPL from the exons ATGGCGGAGGGGACATACGTGAAGCTGACCAAAGACCAGGTATCTTTGCAAGAGATCACCCCAGGCGAACTCAATCAGCCCATTGATATTGCAGCG ATAAATGCTCCTACATGTGAACAATGTGGACAAACTCTACCACCGAGCTACTCTCCCCCAGCTGATGAAGATTGGGTATCTGGGATTTTTGGTTGCACTGAGGATCGTGACAGTT GCCTAACAGGAATGTTTTGCCCCTGTGTACTGTTCGGGCGCAATGTTGCAACCTTGAACGACGACATCCCTGAGCGAAGTGCGTGCATCAGTCACGTTGTATGCATTGAAGGTGGCATTGCTCTTGCTATCGCCACAGCAGCCTGCAACGGCATAGATCCAGACACGGCCTGCCTCCTAACCGAAGGCTTGCTATTCGCATGGTGGGTCTGTGGCATCTACACCGGCATGGGCCGACAACTGTTGCAGAGAAAATATCACCTAAAG GATTCACCTTGTGATCCTTGTATGGTACACTGCTGCCTCCACTGGTGTGCGATATGCCAGGAGCACAGAGAGATGAAGAATCATTTGGCGGAGGGCACTGCATCCGAGGCGACGGTGGTAAACCCGCCGCCGCGGCAGGAGATGAACGCTGCTGAGAAACATGAGGATCAAAGCTCAACTTCACACCAGAGTGGGGAACAGAATAATCTGCAGTTACAACCTCTGTGA
- the LOC121809096 gene encoding elongation factor G-2, mitochondrial-like produces the protein MAALSARSYTTRLLYSLYPPSVGASPHTSRAALAGNFHLRYFSAGSAAAARLREEKEVWWKESLQKLRNIGISAHIDSGKTTLTERVLYYTGRIHEIHEVRGKDGVGAKMDSMDLEREKGITIQSAATYCTWKDYQVNIIDTPGHVDFTIEVERALRVLDGAVLVLCSVGGVQSQSITVDRQMRRYEVPRVAFINKLDRMGADPWKVLNQARAKLRHHSAAVQMPIGLEDDFKGLIDLVNMKANYFHGSSGEKIVTEDIPANLNELALEKRHELVELVSEVDDQLAEAFLSDEPISAAELEGAIRRATIARKFVPVFMGSAFKNKGVQPLLDGVLSYLPCPIEVTNQALDQSKNEEKVTLTGSPAGPLVALAFKLEEGRFGQLTYLRIYEGVIKKGDFIVNVNTGKKIKVPRLVRMHSNEMEDIQQAHAGQIVAVFGVDCASGDTFTDGSVRYTMTSMSVPEPVMSLAISAVSKDSGGNFSKALNRFQREDPTFRVGLDAESGQTIISGMGELHLDIYVERMRREYKVEATVGKPRVNFRETITQRAEFDYLHKKQSGGQGQYGRVIGYMEPLPPGSGTKFEFENSLVGQAIPPNFVPAIEKGFKEAVNSGSLIGHPVENIRIVLTDGAAHTVDSSELAFKMASIYAFRQCYTTAKPVIMEPVMLVELKFPSEFQGTVTGDINKRKGLIVGNDQEGDDCVLTAHVPLNNMFGYSTSLRSMTQGKGEFTMEYLEHSQVSQDVQAQLVNTHKATKSGE, from the exons ATGGCAGCTCTGTCGGCCCGATCCTATACGACGCGCCTACTATACTCCCTCTACCCGCCTTCCGTTGGCGCGTCGCCGCATACCTCCAGAGCCGCCTTGGCTGGGAATTTCCATTTGCGCTATTTCTCCGCCGGCAGCGCCGCCGCCGCACGCTTGAGGGAGGAGAAGGAAGTATGGTGGAAAGAGTCTCTGCAGAAGCTCCGCAACATCGGTATTTCTGCTCACATCGATTCAGGTAAAACGACGCTGACCGAGCGAGTGCTGTATTATACGGGTCGGATCCACGAGATTCACGAGGTGCGGGGGAAGGATGGAGTTGGGGCGAAAATGGATTCGATGgatttggagagagagaaagggattACTATTCAATCCGCTGCTACCTATTGTACCTGGAAGGATTATCAG GTTAACATAATTGACACACCAGGTCACGTTGATTTCACTATTGAAGTTGAGAGAGCTTTACGTGTACTCGATGGCGCTGTTCTCGTCTTGTGTAGCGTTGGTGGTGTTCAGAGTCAGTCGATTACAGTTGATAGGCAAATGAGAAGATATGAGGTTCCTAGAGTTGCTTTTATCAACAAGCTTGACCGTATGGGGGCTGATCCATGGAAAGTGCTCAATCAG GCACGGGCCAAACTTCGACACCACAGCGCTGCTGTGCAGATGCCAATTGGTCTGGAGGATGACTTCAAGGGTCTAATTGACTTGGTCAATATGAAAGCTAACTACTTTCATGGTTCCAGTGG TGAGAAAATTGTGACTGAAGATATTCCTGCTAATCTCAATGAGCTTGCTCTAGAAAAACGACATGAATTGGTTGAATTAGTCTCAGAGGTTGATGACCAGCTTGCTGAGGCATTTCTTAGTGATGAACCTATATCGGCTGCTGAACTCGAG GGAGCAATCCGAAGAGCTACCATAGCACGAAAATTTGTGCCAGTGTTCATGGGTAGTGCTTTCAAGAACAAG GGTGTTCAACCACTTCTTGATGGTGTACTTAGCTATTTGCCTTGTCCGATTGAAGTTACTAACCAGGCTCTCGATCAATCTAAGAATGAAGAAAAG GTTACCTTGACAGGAAGCCCTGCTGGTCCTCTTGTTGCCTTAGCTTTCAAGCTGGAAGAAGGGCGATTTGGCCAGTTGACATATTTAAG AATCTATGAAGGTGTCATAAAGAAGGGTGATTTTATAGTTAATGTAAACACAGGGAAGAAAATCAAG GTTCCTCGCTTGGTGCGGATGCATTCAAATGAAATGGAG GATATTCAACAAGCGCATGCAGGACAAATTGTTGCTGTATTTGGTGTAGATTGTGCTTCAG GGGATACATTTACTGATGGTTCAGTCAGATATACCATGACCTCTATGAGTGTGCCTGAGCCAGTTATGTCTTTAGCAATATCAGCAGTTTCTAAAGATTCGGGAGGGAAT TTTTCAAAAGCTTTGAATCGCTTCCAGAGAGAGGATCCAACTTTCCGTGTTGGTTTAGATGCTGAGAGTGGTCAG ACAATTATCTCTGGAATGGGTGAACTTCATTTGGACATCTATGTTGAGCGCAtgcggagggagtataag GTTGAAGCGACTGTCGGGAAGCCTCGTGTCAATTTCAGAGAGACAATTACTCAGCGTGCTGAGTTTGATTATTTGCATAAGAAGCAGAGTGGAGGACAAGGTCAATATGGAAGAGTTATTGG TTATATGGAACCACTACCACCAGGCTCGGGAACTAAGTTTGAGTTTGAGAACAGTCTTGTTGGACAAGCAATACCTCCAAATTTTGTCCCAGCAATAGAAAAAGGTTTCAAGGAAGCTGTGAACTC GGGTTCCCTTATCGGCCATCCTGTTGAAAATATTCGCATAGTTTTGACCGATGGGGCTGCCCATACCGTGGATTCAAGTGAACTTGCATTTAAGATGGCATCGATATACGCCTTCAGACAG TGCTATACAACTGCAAAACCTGTTATAATGGAGCCTGTGATGTTGGTAGAATTAAAATTCCCTTCAGAGTTCCAGGGCACTGTCACCGGTGATATCAACAA GAGAAAAGGCTTGATTGTAGGGAATGACCAGGAAGGAGATGATTGTGTACTAACTGCACAT GTACCTCTCAACAATATGTTTGGTTATTCGACATCCCTTCGTTCAATGACTCAG GGAAAAGGTGAATTCACCATGGAATACTTGGAACATTCACAAGTCTCACAGGATGTTCAAGCGCAACTGGTTAATACTCACAAGGCCACAAAATCCGGTGAATAG
- the LOC121809104 gene encoding 3-hydroxyisobutyryl-CoA hydrolase-like protein 1, mitochondrial isoform X1 yields the protein MRLCKYALIRRWMLPGEKLSYGSRRFTSLSTNPLIHDSDNLVLVEGKASSRTAILNRPAALNALNMSIVGRLQELYKNWEEDPAVCFVAVKGGGRAFSAGGDIVALYNLLQKGNLEECKQFFWSIYRFIYFLGTYMKPHVALLNGITMGGGAGVSIPGTFRLAADKTIFATPETLIGFHPDAGASFYLSHLPGYMGEYLALTGEKLNGAEMLSCGLATHFSPIEKLPLVENYLGKLVTDDPSVIEISLAKHGVTVHPNQNSVVHRIDVLDKCFSHDTVEEIIESLEMEAAKTNDTWCVSTLKKLKEAAPLSLKVSLKSILEGRFQTFDQCLAREYRMSLQGISGQISGYFREGVRAKVVEKDFSPKWDPPTLEHVSQDMVDQYFTPLSAFEPELDLPIMQREGIVSATGNPCTP from the exons ATGCGATTGTGTAAATATGCATTGATTCGCCGGTGGATGTTGCCAGGTGAGAAGCTCAGTTATGGCTCCAGACGCTTTACTTCTCTCTCCACCAATCCTCTCATTCATGATTCTGATAATTTA GTACTTGTTGAGGGCAAAGCGAGTTCTAGAACAGCAATTCTCAACAGACCCGCAGCTCTCAATGCTCTTAACATGTCTATA GTTGGCAGGCTTCAGGAGTTGTATAAAAATTGGGAAGAAGACCCCGCGGTGTGTTTTGTTGCTGTAAAG GGTGGAGGGAGGGCTTTTTCTGCTGGTGGAGATATTGTTGCTCTTTATAATCTTTTACAAAAAG GAAACTTAGAAGAATGCAAACAATTCTTTTGGTCTATATATAGGTTTATATACTTTCTTGGTACTTATATGAAGCCACAT GTGGCTCTATTGAATGGGATCACAATGGGTGGAGGCGCCGGAGTTTCCATCCCTGGCACATTTCGGCTTGCAGCTGATAAAACT ATATTTGCCACACCGGAGACATTAATTGGTTTCCACCCAGATGCAGGGGCTTCCTTTTACCTCTCTCATCTTCCTGGCTACATGG GTGAGTACCTTGCATTGACAGGGGAGAAGCTGAATGGAGCAGAAATGCTGTCATGCGGGCTTGCTACTCACTTTTCACCAATTGAG AAGCTTCCTTTGGTCGAAAACTATCTAGGAAAGTTGGTCACTGATGATCCCTCTGTCATTGAAATTTCTTTAGCAAAACACGGAGTTACAGTCCATCCAAATCAGAATAGTGTAGTACACAG GATTGATGTACTAGACAAATGTTTCAGCCACGACACAGTTGAGGAAATTATTGAAAGTTTG GAAATGGAAGCTGCTAAGACAAATGACACATGGTGTGTCTCAACTTTGAAGAAGCTGAAAGAAGCTGCGCCATTGAGCTTGAAGGTTTCATTAAAATCA ATACTAGAAGGTAGATTTCAGACTTTCGATCAGTGCCTTGCTCGTGAGTACAGAATGTCTTTACAAGGAATCTCTGGTCAGATAAGTGGTTATTTTCGTGAG GGTGTTCGGGCAAAGGTGGTTGAAAAAGATTTCAGCCCCAAG TGGGATCCTCCAACCTTGGAACATGTATCTCAAGACATGGTTGATCAATACTTCACTCCTCTCTCTGCATTTGAGCCTGAACTGGACCTTCCCATAATGCAGCGTGAAGGAATTGTTTCTGCTACCGGCAATCCTTGTACACCATAA
- the LOC121809104 gene encoding 3-hydroxyisobutyryl-CoA hydrolase-like protein 1, mitochondrial isoform X2 yields the protein MSIVGRLQELYKNWEEDPAVCFVAVKGGGRAFSAGGDIVALYNLLQKGNLEECKQFFWSIYRFIYFLGTYMKPHVALLNGITMGGGAGVSIPGTFRLAADKTIFATPETLIGFHPDAGASFYLSHLPGYMGEYLALTGEKLNGAEMLSCGLATHFSPIEKLPLVENYLGKLVTDDPSVIEISLAKHGVTVHPNQNSVVHRIDVLDKCFSHDTVEEIIESLEMEAAKTNDTWCVSTLKKLKEAAPLSLKVSLKSILEGRFQTFDQCLAREYRMSLQGISGQISGYFREGVRAKVVEKDFSPKWDPPTLEHVSQDMVDQYFTPLSAFEPELDLPIMQREGIVSATGNPCTP from the exons ATGTCTATA GTTGGCAGGCTTCAGGAGTTGTATAAAAATTGGGAAGAAGACCCCGCGGTGTGTTTTGTTGCTGTAAAG GGTGGAGGGAGGGCTTTTTCTGCTGGTGGAGATATTGTTGCTCTTTATAATCTTTTACAAAAAG GAAACTTAGAAGAATGCAAACAATTCTTTTGGTCTATATATAGGTTTATATACTTTCTTGGTACTTATATGAAGCCACAT GTGGCTCTATTGAATGGGATCACAATGGGTGGAGGCGCCGGAGTTTCCATCCCTGGCACATTTCGGCTTGCAGCTGATAAAACT ATATTTGCCACACCGGAGACATTAATTGGTTTCCACCCAGATGCAGGGGCTTCCTTTTACCTCTCTCATCTTCCTGGCTACATGG GTGAGTACCTTGCATTGACAGGGGAGAAGCTGAATGGAGCAGAAATGCTGTCATGCGGGCTTGCTACTCACTTTTCACCAATTGAG AAGCTTCCTTTGGTCGAAAACTATCTAGGAAAGTTGGTCACTGATGATCCCTCTGTCATTGAAATTTCTTTAGCAAAACACGGAGTTACAGTCCATCCAAATCAGAATAGTGTAGTACACAG GATTGATGTACTAGACAAATGTTTCAGCCACGACACAGTTGAGGAAATTATTGAAAGTTTG GAAATGGAAGCTGCTAAGACAAATGACACATGGTGTGTCTCAACTTTGAAGAAGCTGAAAGAAGCTGCGCCATTGAGCTTGAAGGTTTCATTAAAATCA ATACTAGAAGGTAGATTTCAGACTTTCGATCAGTGCCTTGCTCGTGAGTACAGAATGTCTTTACAAGGAATCTCTGGTCAGATAAGTGGTTATTTTCGTGAG GGTGTTCGGGCAAAGGTGGTTGAAAAAGATTTCAGCCCCAAG TGGGATCCTCCAACCTTGGAACATGTATCTCAAGACATGGTTGATCAATACTTCACTCCTCTCTCTGCATTTGAGCCTGAACTGGACCTTCCCATAATGCAGCGTGAAGGAATTGTTTCTGCTACCGGCAATCCTTGTACACCATAA